A window of Bradyrhizobium sp. AZCC 1610 contains these coding sequences:
- a CDS encoding ABC transporter permease, producing the protein MSEPIAIQAPQPSSTGSSRIGTAGFAIGIAIVAIVLAAALVGNALVPQDPFTQDLGNRLKPPFWMEGSQAGHLLGTDQLGRDYLARLVYGARISLLIGIMTVITSGLIGITLGVLGGFFGGRVDDVVLFAITTRLSIPVVLVALAVVGLMGSGLGLVVATLGLLLWDRFAVVARATTMQVRNHDYVSAAWCAGASTSHILIKEILPNIASHLAVVATLEMALAILLEAALSFLGLGVPPPLPSWGLMIAEGKDYMFFSPWVIMIPGVALLVLVLGINLVGDGLRNLLGAERLR; encoded by the coding sequence ATGAGCGAACCGATTGCCATTCAGGCGCCGCAGCCTTCGAGCACAGGTAGCTCGCGCATCGGCACCGCCGGCTTTGCGATCGGGATCGCCATCGTCGCGATCGTCCTGGCCGCCGCGCTCGTCGGCAATGCGCTGGTGCCGCAGGATCCATTCACGCAGGACCTCGGCAACCGTCTCAAGCCGCCGTTCTGGATGGAAGGCAGCCAGGCGGGGCATCTGCTCGGCACCGACCAGCTCGGGCGGGATTATCTGGCGCGGCTGGTCTATGGCGCACGCATTTCATTGTTGATCGGCATCATGACGGTGATCACGTCGGGGTTGATCGGCATCACGCTCGGCGTGCTCGGCGGATTCTTCGGCGGCCGCGTCGATGATGTCGTGCTGTTTGCCATCACGACGCGATTATCGATTCCCGTCGTGCTGGTCGCGCTCGCGGTGGTCGGGCTGATGGGATCGGGCCTCGGGCTCGTCGTCGCGACCCTTGGGCTGCTGTTATGGGATCGCTTCGCCGTCGTGGCCCGCGCCACCACCATGCAGGTCCGTAACCACGATTATGTCAGCGCCGCCTGGTGCGCCGGCGCCTCGACGTCGCATATCCTCATCAAGGAGATCCTGCCGAACATCGCCAGTCATCTCGCCGTCGTGGCAACGCTGGAGATGGCGCTGGCGATCCTGCTCGAAGCCGCCTTGTCGTTCCTCGGACTCGGCGTGCCGCCGCCGCTGCCGTCCTGGGGGCTGATGATCGCCGAGGGCAAGGACTACATGTTCTTTTCGCCCTGGGTGATCATGATCCCCGGCGTCGCGCTGCTGGTTTTGGTGCTCGGCATCAATCTAGTCGGCGACGGACTGCGCAATCTGCTCGGTGCGGAGCGGCTACGATGA
- a CDS encoding ABC transporter ATP-binding protein codes for MSALLEVDELQVTFGGRTAAVRGASFRVEKGETHCLVGESGCGKSVTALAVMSLLARGGHRSAKRMSFAGTDLTSLSDREMARLRGNRMAMIFQEPMTSLNPAFTIGSQMAEVLTRHKGGSRAAALDRAAELMGRVGITAPGMRLGQFPHQLSGGLRQRVMIAMALMCDPELLIADEPTTALDVTVQAQILRLLANLKREFGLSILLITHDLGIVARVADHVSVMYAGEVVERATTAELFRAPQHPYTRGLLSCVPVPGRVQRDRPLGSIPGVVPAIGAGFAGCAFRSRCAHADETCARAIPRRQAGDAHDYLCRLEPDWAELQPA; via the coding sequence ATGAGCGCGCTATTGGAAGTCGATGAGCTCCAGGTGACGTTCGGCGGCCGCACCGCGGCGGTGCGCGGCGCCTCGTTCCGGGTCGAGAAGGGCGAGACCCATTGCCTGGTCGGTGAATCCGGTTGCGGCAAGTCGGTCACCGCGCTGGCGGTAATGAGCCTGCTCGCGCGCGGCGGCCACCGTTCGGCGAAACGGATGAGCTTTGCCGGCACTGACCTCACCTCGCTATCGGACCGCGAGATGGCGCGCCTGCGCGGCAATCGCATGGCGATGATCTTCCAGGAGCCGATGACCAGCCTCAACCCCGCCTTCACGATCGGCTCGCAGATGGCGGAAGTGCTGACGCGCCACAAGGGAGGCTCGCGGGCAGCGGCGCTGGACCGCGCCGCCGAACTGATGGGCCGCGTCGGCATCACCGCGCCCGGCATGCGGCTCGGCCAGTTCCCGCACCAGCTCTCGGGCGGCTTGCGCCAGCGCGTGATGATCGCGATGGCGCTGATGTGCGATCCCGAATTGCTGATCGCCGACGAGCCGACCACGGCGCTCGACGTCACGGTGCAGGCGCAGATCCTGCGGCTGCTCGCCAACCTCAAGCGCGAGTTCGGTCTGTCCATCCTTTTGATTACCCACGACCTCGGCATCGTCGCGCGCGTCGCCGATCATGTGTCTGTCATGTATGCCGGCGAGGTGGTCGAGCGCGCGACGACCGCGGAACTGTTCCGCGCGCCGCAACACCCCTATACGCGCGGTCTCCTATCCTGCGTGCCGGTGCCGGGCCGCGTGCAGCGCGACCGGCCGCTTGGTTCGATCCCCGGCGTGGTGCCGGCGATCGGGGCGGGCTTTGCCGGCTGCGCCTTTCGCTCGCGCTGCGCCCATGCCGACGAGACATGCGCGCGTGCAATTCCGCGGCGGCAGGCGGGCGACGCGCACGACTATCTTTGCCGGCTCGAGCCGGACTGGGCGGAGCTGCAACCCGCATGA
- a CDS encoding ABC transporter permease has product MLRLIARRLVLGVLVALTVMTLAFLLTRLSGDLAVSIAGPQATQADVEIIRKAYGLDRPLYVQFFAWTGRAMVGDFGQSYFFKDSVANLIQKRLPITVTLGLVGLSLALIISLPLGILAALRENTWLDRGVTLFTMVGQAVPSFWLALILMIVLGLQLGILPISGTGTWQHFVMPGIVLAFTAIPALTRLTRSGMIEAMASDYIRTARAKGLSRARIVFKHALRNAAIPVVSIAAVQLGFMLGGSIVIETVFALHGVGYLGWESIAKNDFPVVQAVVLVLAVFYIGLTLLADILNALLDPRLRTG; this is encoded by the coding sequence ATGTTGCGTCTGATTGCCCGGCGTCTTGTTCTCGGTGTGCTGGTTGCGCTCACCGTGATGACGCTTGCGTTCCTGCTGACGCGGCTGTCCGGCGACCTCGCGGTGTCGATCGCGGGTCCGCAGGCGACGCAGGCCGACGTCGAGATCATCCGCAAGGCCTACGGCCTCGACCGCCCGCTCTACGTCCAGTTCTTCGCCTGGACCGGCCGCGCCATGGTCGGCGATTTCGGCCAGAGCTATTTCTTCAAGGACAGCGTGGCGAACCTGATCCAGAAGCGCCTGCCGATCACGGTCACGCTCGGCCTGGTGGGCCTCAGCCTCGCCTTGATTATCTCGCTGCCGCTCGGCATCCTGGCGGCGCTTCGCGAGAACACCTGGCTCGATCGCGGCGTGACCTTATTCACGATGGTGGGACAGGCAGTCCCGAGCTTCTGGCTGGCGCTGATCCTGATGATCGTGCTCGGCCTGCAGCTCGGCATCCTGCCCATATCGGGCACCGGCACCTGGCAGCATTTCGTGATGCCGGGGATCGTGCTCGCCTTCACGGCGATCCCGGCGCTGACGCGGCTGACGCGCTCGGGAATGATCGAGGCGATGGCCTCGGACTATATCCGCACCGCGCGCGCCAAAGGCCTGTCGCGGGCGCGCATCGTCTTCAAGCACGCGCTGCGCAACGCCGCCATTCCCGTCGTATCGATTGCCGCGGTCCAGCTCGGCTTCATGCTGGGCGGCTCGATCGTCATCGAGACGGTATTCGCGCTGCATGGCGTCGGCTATCTCGGTTGGGAGAGCATCGCCAAGAATGATTTTCCCGTCGTGCAGGCGGTGGTGCTGGTGCTCGCCGTGTTCTATATCGGCCTCACGCTGCTGGCCGACATCCTCAATGCGCTGCTTGACCCGAGGCTGCGGACCGGATGA